The stretch of DNA ATTAAATTAGTGGCCAATTCGATTGCAGAGTATGCGATTGAATGCTCTGTTAATAAGTTTTTCTGTAGTGAGGTGTTGGATTATGTAGTGGATGAGGGTGTCCAAATTCACGGTGGATACGGCTTCATGCAGGAATATACGATCGAAAGAGCATATCGTGATTCTCGTATAAATCGTATTTTTGAAGGTACAAATGAAATTAACCGTCTACTCGTTCCTGGCACCTATATTAAAAAGGCATTTAAAGGGGAACTCCCATTATTCCAAAAAGCAATGGCGCTTCAAGAGGAAATCATGATGCTAATGCCTGAAGAGCCAGGTGATGAGCCGCTTGCACAAGAAAAACATTTAGTAAGCAATGCAAAGAAAATCGGCTTGTTAGCTGCCGGTTTAGCTGCACAAAAATTTGGTAAGTCATTAGATAAGGAGCAAGAAATTTTATCAAATATTGCCGACATTGTTTCGAATGCATATGCAATGGAATCTGTTGTTCTACGGACAGAAAAAGCAATTGCAAAGTCTGGTCTTGAGAAAAATAAACAAAAGCTACTTTATACACAAATCTTCTGTCAAGAAGCTTTCAATGAAATCGAGCAGCATGCTAAAGAAACTTTAGTAGCTACTGAACAAGGGGATACTCTCCGTATGCTAGTATCTGCCCTTCGCAAACTTACACGCCACACGCCAATCAACGTGATTGCGAAGAAACGTGAAGTTGCTGATGTTGCTATTGAAGCTGAACGCTACATCGTTTAGTTTAATTGGTGGGTATTTCCATTGAAGAGGATCAACAAATAAAGCCTAAATCGCATAGCGGTTTAGGCTTTATTTGTTGAATTCTCTTTTTCAACAATATCCTTAACAATATCTTCAATTGTTACATTTCCTAATACTTTTTCCAATGCTAGTTGTGCTGTGGACAATACCGGAATTAAAGCTTCTTGAATGTTCCTGCCTACTGGACATTTTGGATTTGGACTTTCGTGGAGACTAAACAATTCATTCTCCTGTACTACATTAACTGCCTTATATACTTCTAGTAATGTAATTTCAGATAAATTCCTGGCAAGGTTGGTCCCCGCGATACCTGGGTGTACTTCTACTAGCCCAGCCTTCTTTAGCATTCCTATAATTTTTCTTATTAGGGCAGGATTTGTGTTTACACTTTCTGCTAAATACTCCGATGAACTTATCCCATCTTTATTAAACTCAATTAAAGATAATATATGAATTCCTACAGCAAATCGGCTGCTGATTGACATAATTAGTCACCTTCCTTGATTAATTTATAACATAATTTTTAATGTAATTGTAATGGTTACAACTATTTTTTGTTCTCTTATACAATTAAAAGTTGGTATTTATATTGACAAAAACACCAATTGTAATTAATATGGTTACAGGTAATCAAATTGATTACAGTTTAACTTAAGCGATGATTCTAAAAATTTCTAATAAACATTTATAGGGGGAATAGACAATGAAAATGTTAGTCACAGGAGCTACAGGGAACCTGGGTACCAAAATAATAGATACATTATTAAAGACTGTACCGGCAAGTCAACTCGCTGTCAGTGTTCGAAATCCAGAGAAAGCGGAAAGGCTGCGAGTTCGTGGAGTAGAAGTTCGCCATGGAGATTTTGATCATCCTGAAACATTGGTTTCTGCTTTTGCAGGAATTGACCGATTATTAATTATTTCTGCGGATGGTGACAATGAAACAAGAATCCGCCAACATACAGATGCTGTTGCTGCCGCAGAGGGTGCTGGAGTTAAATTTATTGCTTATACCAGCTTAGGGAATGCAAGTGAGAGCAAGTTGTTCCTTGCGCCACCCCATAAAGCAACGGAAGAAGCTATCTTGAAAACTGGTATTCCTTACTCATTCATAAGGAATAACTGGTATTTGGAGAATGAAATCTCAAGCATACAAGGTGTGATAGCAGGAGCACCTTGGGTGACGTCTGCAGGTTCTGGCAAGGTTGGTTGGGCACCACAACAAGATTATGCTGAGGCTGCAGCAGCTGTACTGTCAGGTACTAGCCATGAGAATACTGTTTACGAACTTTCTGGCAAACTAATGACTCAGGAAGAATTTGCATCTGCTCTCGGCGCTGTATTGGGGAAAGAAGTTCCTGTGCACCAGGTTGATGATGCTAAATATTCCGACATCATGAAAGGTGCTGGAGTACCAGAATTTATTATTCCTTTTCTTGTTGATATCCAAAAAGGCGTTCGGGATGGTGGATTAGAGATTGAGAGCGAAGATTTCGAAAAGTTGCTTGGTCGCCCTGCTACACCAATAAATGAAGTTCTAAGTCAAATTATTAATCAAATATCGCAAACAAATAATTAAATCAAAAATCCGGCTCTCTAAATGAAATAGAGGTCGGTTTTTTTAGGTTAATATAATAAAAATTACATTTGTAGGCAGGACTTTCTCGAATTTAGTCGAAAGAATGTAAGTGAAGCATTTTTACTTTTTTTCTCGTTATGTTACTATTCAAGTGACGAATAACGTCAATTGATGTTTTGGCACAAGGAGGGGGTGGAAACAGATGTCTCTTACTTTTTACTGGTACCCGAAATGCGGTACATGTCGAAATGCGAAGAAATGGCTGGATAAACATCAACTTTCCTACAAAGAAATACATATTGTTGAAAACACGCCATCAAAGGCAGAACTTCAGGAGATATACGAGAAAGGCAACCTGGAATTAAAGAAATTCTTTAATACCAGCGGGCAAAAGTATCGTGAACTAGGGATTAAGGATAAAATATCTACGGCTTCTGAAGATGAACTGCTAGAATTGTTAGCCTCAGATGGGATGTTAATCAAAAGACCATTATTAACAGATGGAGAAAAAGTAACAGTGGGTTTTAAAGAAGAAGAGTATGAGAAAGTTTGGTTGTAAGTATATTTCCTACTTTTCAAAAAAGTAAGTCCAGTTAATCGATGATGGAATTTAGAAAATAATGGAGGGATTTTGTAATGACTACACCAAAGGAATTGCGTTATTCTGAAGAACATGAATGGGTAAAGGTTGAAGGAGAAACAGTCCGTGTAGGTATCACTCACTTTGCACAATCTGAACTAGGTGATATCGTTTTCGTTGAACTTCCTGAAGTTGGCGATGAAGTGACTGCTGATGAGCCATTTGGCAGCGTTGAATCCGTTAAAACTGTTTCAGAATTGTATGCACCGTTAAGTGGAAAGGTTGTTGCGGTGAACGAAGATTTAAGTGACAGCCCTGAATTTGTAAACGAATCTCCATATGAAAAGGCATGGATGATTGTTATCGAGCCTTCAGACAGCAGTGAAATAGACAACCTCATGACTGCAGAGCAATATGAGGAAATGATTAAAGAAGACTAGTTAAGACAAACACCTTGTTTTTCAAGGTGTTTTTTTTATGGAGAAAATTAGCACCATCTATATTTTAAAACTGGGAGACACTATAATAAACTTTAATTAAAAGGG from Neobacillus sp. CF12 encodes:
- a CDS encoding Rrf2 family transcriptional regulator; protein product: MSISSRFAVGIHILSLIEFNKDGISSSEYLAESVNTNPALIRKIIGMLKKAGLVEVHPGIAGTNLARNLSEITLLEVYKAVNVVQENELFSLHESPNPKCPVGRNIQEALIPVLSTAQLALEKVLGNVTIEDIVKDIVEKENSTNKA
- a CDS encoding SDR family oxidoreductase translates to MKMLVTGATGNLGTKIIDTLLKTVPASQLAVSVRNPEKAERLRVRGVEVRHGDFDHPETLVSAFAGIDRLLIISADGDNETRIRQHTDAVAAAEGAGVKFIAYTSLGNASESKLFLAPPHKATEEAILKTGIPYSFIRNNWYLENEISSIQGVIAGAPWVTSAGSGKVGWAPQQDYAEAAAAVLSGTSHENTVYELSGKLMTQEEFASALGAVLGKEVPVHQVDDAKYSDIMKGAGVPEFIIPFLVDIQKGVRDGGLEIESEDFEKLLGRPATPINEVLSQIINQISQTNN
- a CDS encoding arsenate reductase family protein; the protein is MSLTFYWYPKCGTCRNAKKWLDKHQLSYKEIHIVENTPSKAELQEIYEKGNLELKKFFNTSGQKYRELGIKDKISTASEDELLELLASDGMLIKRPLLTDGEKVTVGFKEEEYEKVWL
- the gcvH gene encoding glycine cleavage system protein GcvH gives rise to the protein MTTPKELRYSEEHEWVKVEGETVRVGITHFAQSELGDIVFVELPEVGDEVTADEPFGSVESVKTVSELYAPLSGKVVAVNEDLSDSPEFVNESPYEKAWMIVIEPSDSSEIDNLMTAEQYEEMIKED